The Rosa rugosa chromosome 1, drRosRugo1.1, whole genome shotgun sequence genomic sequence ACACTCTTATTCACATGTATTGTAGAGTTTGAGTTTTAATATGAGAATCATCCATATATACTAGGCTCGCATAATCTTGAATAAGAATAATATTAAATGTTACGTCTCACCTTTTTTTATCGAGGATACATGCTTTTGGTCCCAGACATCATTTTCCCTTCTTTCTGGTGAAAATGCGAATGAAAGTCTTACCTTGGTTTCTTCAACAAAATAATGCTGTCACTGCTTGACAGTTGACTGAGGGGAACTTGGAGAGGAAGAAACCGAAGAAGCATCACAAGAATACAATATTCTCAAATTAAGTTTCTTTATGATTAGCGGTTCCTGTGAATTGAAAGTTCCTTCTTTCATGGGTTGAAAGACTGTTCTTTCTGCATGTTCTTGGCTTCTTGCTATAATGCTGAACCGGATGTTTCTCATTTCCCTGTGAACAAACATGTGAAACCTTGTGCTATACTTACTTAGAACCCTGGTATTGTAGACTAGCATGCATGATTGAGTTAAGTAAAGGTGCATGGAGCCAGAAAATTTAGGACCCTAGTGAAAGTTTCCCCAACTTCTAATGAAAGTTTCCCCAACTTTTGAGGACCATAACTTACATATTCAAAGATCTAGGTCCCATTATATAGGACATGAAGGGAGGGTTGGGAAGAATTTAATGGTTATATATCCACAAAAATGAACTCAATTGATAATCTGGGCCATCTTCAATAATGGAGAACACAAAAGCTGGAAGaagtcattttattttatgaaaatCAAATCATAATAGCCATAACGCTGGTCTGAATTATTCACAATTTTTTGTGTTGAACACGGACAAATGGTTCGTAGTATACTACTAATTGACATCACATTGATGTTATCTCACCTCGACCATCTAGTAGATGTTAGATACAAGTATACAACTCGAAAAATCTCAATGCAATTAATAATAAACCAGACAAAGAGGTACTATAAGTCTATAACTATAGGGAAGGAGCTACCACTCATTGAAGAAATAGAAGATAAGGTAGATCAGGAAATAGtaaaggcaacaatcaattctCTGAGCAAACACATCAGGACCCATTTATACCAACTAAGTTTGATCATTGAGTGTAAAAAACAAAGTGAAGAATCGAGATCCAGAAAAGACAACTATGGCATCAAATTTTAGTTCATTATAAGCCGAAAGAGCTACAAGACACTGATGAAAGTGGGAGACAAAGCTAATTGTACAATTAGCTAAAAGTGATTTTATGCAGTTGTTTACCAAAGATGAATAATAGGAGCATCTGATCAGATGCTTTAAGAGAATATATCTTACATAATTTAGTGTGTTAAATAAGAGCTCAACGAACACACTAAATGATTAAGCACTTCAGCAATGGCATAGTAAAAATGCTATTAGttattgaaaccctaaattatCTAGTGATCACAGGTTTCATACAAATGCCTGcgaaaattggtattcaaagTCAACCCTTCAACTATGCACATCTAATATAAACTACAAGGGAAATAAAAGATGCTGCTTTAACATGAATCATGTGATTTAAACTCCCTCGCTGATTTACCGTATGGTAATGTTTCTGATTCGTTCAGTTTTGTTCACATACTCAATCgatttcatatatatttatatttaactGTCATTAGAATCATCAACAACTTTTGCTTCTCGTAATTAGATATATTTAAACTCATTagccaaaagaagaagaagaaagcatacATACTCGATCAGGGATAAAGAATGAAGGCGAAAATAAAAGTCCCTTGGTACAACGAATACGCCAAGTGATGTTCAACTGAGAATTGCCCTCCAACAAAACCTTCGAATAACCCGTTTTAAGTTTTAACAGCTCACCTTGCCTGATCTTTCAAATCAAATATTCAACAAGAAAAATGGCCAAATCAATATATTTTGCCAACGCAACAAATGAAACATCTCACTCATTTTCTCCAACTTGGATTGAAGTCATTGAACCATCAAATTCCAATCACAAGCGTGGAACGTCTAATCACTGGGGTGGCATCTAGTCAATCCAATACGTATTCTCCTCATCCTTGAATAAGTTGTACAAGCAAGATTCAACCTCATCCATATTTGCACCTTCCAAATGATGAAAAATTGATGTACATTCAATAATTCGAAACACAACGGACCATTATGCAAAATGATAAATATCTTGAAAGCGTGATTGATAGACACTTCTCAATTGTTATGTTGCAAAGGGCATAACATACGTATTCGAAATTATTTTTACCAATCAAGATCTGGTATCAAGTCTCTCTCAAATCCACATACCAACAAGAAAGTTCATCGAAAGAATTAAATTGTACTCAAATTACTACAGTAGTGTACATAATCAACAACTTTTACTAGCTTTTGATTATGGAACTAATTTACAACATGTTCAAGATAACACATCCTTCAAAAACTGTTATTTGCTACGCTAATCATACTCAAATGAAAGAGAAGGGATCTTTCAGCCCAAAGGCTTATTTTGGGTTAATGGGCTCCCTTGCATAAGGTACAAAATTTCAAATGATTGAAAGGTGCCCTTGAAAGGTGCCAATTTTCGGGTCGGTGCAaaatttcaaataaaatggCAAAAGCAAACATAAAACCGGAGCCGAATATAAAAATTCAGTTGGGGCAAAATATTCCATTCGttagaaattagggtttttgttCATTTCCTTGTTCGTCATTGACTCATTGTCAACGCTTGGTCCTCCCTTCAGCTCCGAACTCAGTCTCTTCTGTTTCCATGAAGCTATAGCATTCTGGTTTTCTATGCTCTGTTTTCCCTAGCCCCAATTGAGAGACTCAAGGCTGGGGAGTCACGGAGCAGAACAAGGTAACTCGTCCGTGTTGAGATCTGTGTGTATTTATTTTACTGAGAGATAGCAATTGCAAAATTTATTTACTGGGTTCTGTTTTTGTTTCAGAATTGTGTGTTTTTAGTGTGTGTTGGTAGTTTAATTGGTATGGAAAAGAATTGGGTGGCTTGGTCAGGTTTTTATACTTGTATGCATGAATGAATTCTCTTTGTATGCTTGATTTATAAGGTTAGGCATATTGAAAAACGTGGGTTGTAAGAATTTTGGCAAGTGGGTACTTTAGAAACTGTTCACCTAATGACCTTAGCGGAAGATGATTTTCAATTACTGTGCAATTCTTAGTTGGGCTAAAGGATTAGCTTTGGAACAGAAATTGATGTGGGTTTTGGAAATTGTATGGCCGGCGAAGCTCAAGTTGAGTGAAGTTTGTGCCACTGATGCATGTGAAGCAAGTGCATTGTTTGCGTGTTCTGATTTTGCATATATACATTCAAGTAAAGCATGTTGTGAACTTTTAGTAAGTTGAGGTAAATTTCCTTTATAGTGATGAGATGCAATGGTGGAATTGTTGGGGATGACAACTGCAAGAGCGTGGGTTTAGTTTTTGATAGCAGCCACTAATGCAAAAGAGCAGAAGGTTAGGGCTGGATCTGACTTTCCCATTGCATGCCTACTGAAACTTTTCATTCTGAGGGTACTCCAAGAGGTCACTAGCATGTtatagcaatttttttttttcttcttttctgaatGTACTTACCTTGCAGTTTTAGTGCAATGAAGCATTAGTTGAATGTCTGTATGCTGATTGCATATGATTGTGCATGAAGTTGTTGCTTTCCTCTTTAGTTTTTTTGTTTAGATGGGCTTAGCTTACAAAAGTAATATGGGCCATTAGATAAGATTATATTTGCAGTTGTAATTCTGTAAAGACTTGGTGTAATGTTTTTAGTCTGAATAAGTTATGGAAGAAATTTTTGTTGCATTTGATTCTGTATTGGCATCTTGACATGTCCAAGTTTTGTTGTGGTGGTGATTGCATTTGCAGTGCATGCCTGCACCGAGGGTTGTTTCTTTGACTTTAATTTTTGTCTAGATCGGCTTAGCCTAGTTAAGTGATATGGGCAGTTTTGGTCTATAATGGTTATCTCTAAAGATAAGTTCCTCTTTCTATTACTGGCAGGCATCTCATTGTATTCCCTGTTCAGTACAAATTTGGATTGTATGACCAAGTTGAAAAAATTCCATAGTAAACAGGATGGATCTAATCCTGTGGCTGAGACTCTTGCAAAGTGGAAAGAGTTTAACGACCATCTAGAATCATCCAATGATGGGAGTAAACCAACTCGCAAAGTTCCTGCCAAGGGGTCTAAGAAGGGATGCATGAAAGGTAAGGGAGGACCTGAGAATTCTCGATGTAACTACAGAGGTGTTAGGCAGAGGACATGGGGCAAGTGGGTTGCTGAAATCCGCTCACCAAATAGGGGAAGTAGGCTCTGGCTAGGTACCTTTCCAACTGCAATTGAAGCTGCTCTTGCCTACGATGAAGCTGCAAGGGCCATGTACGGTTCCTCTGCCCGTCTCAACTTTCCGAAGGTTACGATCTCCAGTTACTCAACAAATTCTTCTTGTAGAGCAACTCTATCGGCTCCTTCCTGTGTAGTGACTTCTGCAGGTTCAGAATCATCAGGTCACTCTGAGGATTTTTCGCCTCAGGATAAGGTGAATTCTCATTCCCCTCACGTAGTGAACACTGATGTCATCGATCTAAATCAAATGGATCTAAATCATACTGAGGAGGATGAATGAAGAATCAGTTATTGGCCTTCTTGGGCATAAATGTATATGTTTAGTATATATACTTGGGTGATGGGGGGGGTTTAGTTGTTCTACATGGCTGATTAGCTATATGGTGGAGGGTAGAGTTTGCTTTTGTATCTTTGAGATGACTGGAGTTTTGGTAACTTAAGATTAAGCAATTTTCGTTTTCATTTTCAGTGCTCATTTTCGTTCCGATCTTAATACATGTTGGAATTCATAGTGTGATTTAAGATCTTAGTTTGCCAATTTTTGGCATATCGGTATCTACACAATTTCTCAACTTTGCCTATGCCAAAAATTGACAAACGGGTCAAGATCTTCACACCAAGCCtattgagaaaaagaaattgtttcagGTCAGTTCTCATCGTACTTGGATATGGTCTTTAGTTTTCAAAAAAATGATTTCATGatgatttgttatgattttatCCAATATGCAGTAAGATATATGATTCTATAATACACAAATGTGATAATTAgatgacaattttttttctattttatggCGGACTAAAAGTATACAAAGTACATGTCATAACTGAAGGTTAAACATTCCCAGAGTGAAACAATGCTCTTGCTTGATGGACACGCCAATTTTATGAAATAGACAATTTAACTATGAATCACAATCTCAGGCATCATTTGGTTTCCATGATGCATTGCTTTGTCTTAAATCATCAGCCGCTGCCTTCAGTAGTGTTACTCGAACCCTACTTTCCGGCGCTATCACATTCGATAGCTTCTTCACCCTAATTTGAACCGTTACAAGAGggaaaccaaaaaacaaaaacaaaaataactctCACCTGGGCAAAATGAATTTCcttgatagaaaaaaaaaaaaaaaatcaacttacTATAAAAAGCCCATATCCAGTTGCCACCGCCATAGAAACCTATATATACTCCACAATCTAATTCGATTACCAACTCTTTTCAAACCCACCACTAAAATAACCCTAGATAACCCCAATCGCAATTGAACCCTATAAATCGTAGCTTCAAATTTGCTTAGGATTCTGTTCGATTTCTGTTCCCAATAATGTGGTACAACGCCGAAATTTCACCACCGGGGACGAGAAATACCTTGATTCCATCGGCGGTGGCTCAGCCCTGTCTTCCGTCACCGGCCGATCTTGAAGAGAAAGCCCGCAGATGGCAGCAGCTTTCCTCCCGCAAGTGGTCCAATCGCCACGGCGAACGGCGCGTCGTCGATTCACAAAAACAGGACATGCCTCCGGAGCATGTGAGGAAGATCGTGAAAGATCACGGCGACATGTCGTCGAAGAAGTACCGGCACGACAAGCGGGTCTACCTGGGAGCTCTCAAGTTCGTTCCTCACGCCGTGTACAAGCTCCTCGAGAATATGCCGATGCCGTGGGAGCAGGTCCGTAATGTGAAGGTGCTGTACCATATTAGACTCCCTGGGTTGTGGAGCCGATCTACATGGCCCAATGGGCCACAATGTGGATCATGATGAGGAGGGAGGAGTTGGATTATGCAGATAACTTGTTGGATGTTGAGCCTCTTGAGCCGATTCAGCTGGAGCTTGATGCCGAAGAGGATGCCGCTGTGTATAAGTGGTTTTATGACCATAAACCTCTAATGAAGACAAAGCTGATCAACGGCCCGACCTACCGGAAGTGGCAGCTCTCGGTGCCGATTATGGAAGCCCTTTACCGGCTTTCAGGACAGGTAATTTCCGATTTGACTGATCGGaactatttttatttgtttgataaGGAGTCGTTTCTGACAGCCAAGGCATTGAATATGTGTATACCAGGTGGGCCGAAATTCGAGCCCTTGTTTAGGGATATGGAGCAAGGGGAGGAGGATTGGAATGAGTTTAATGACATAAACAAGCTCATTATTCGGTATCCGCTGAGATCAGAGTACAAAATTGCATTCCCTAATCTTTACAACAACAGGCCAAGGAAGGTAAAGCTCTCTGTTTATCACACACCAATGGTTATGCATATTAAAACTGAGGATCCTGATCTGCCTGCATTTTATTATGATCCATTGCTAAACCCAATACCCGGCACTAACAGGAATAGTTATGATAATTGTGAGGAAGATGGTGATTTTGTTTTGCCTGAAGGGGTGGAGCCTCTTTTGAGTCATACTCAGCTTTATACTGACACCACTGCTGCTGGGATTTTCCTGTATTTTGCCCCACGCCCTTTTCACTTGAGGTCTGGTCAGACTCGTCGCGCAGAGGATATACCTCTTGTGTCAGAGTGGTTTAAGGAGCATTGTCCTCGATCATATCCTGTTAAGGTTCGAGTCAGCTATCAGAAGTTgttgaaattgtttgtgttgaaTGAGCTGCATCGTAGGCCTCCCAAGGCACAAAAGAAGAAGGACTTGTTTCGGTCTCTTCAGGCTACCAAGTTTTTCCAAACTACTGAGCTTGATTGGGTTGAAGCGGGTCTTCAACTCTGTAGGCAGGGTCATAACATGCTAAATCTGCTGATACATAGGAAAGGTCTGGACTATCTTCACCTTGATTATAATTTTAATCTCAAGCCTGTGAAAACCCTGACAACAAAAGAGCGTAAGAAATCTCGGTTTGGTAATTCTTTTCATCTGTTGCGTGAAATCTTGCGGTTAACAAAGCTTGTAGTTGATGCCCAGGTCCAGTTCCGTTTGGGTAATATTGATGCCTTTCAATTGGCTGATGGTCTGCAGTACATATTTTCTCATGTTGGTCAGTTAACTGGAATGTACCGTTACAAGTATAGGTTGATGCGGCAGATTAGAATGAACAAAGATTTGAAGCACTTGATTTACTACCGTTTCAATACTGGGCCGGTCGGGAAAGGGCCGGGATGTGGATTCTGGGCACCAATGTGGAGGGTGTGGTTGTCCTTCCTTCGTGGCATGGTCCCTCTTCTGGAACAATGGTTGGGAAATTTACTTGCTAGACAATTTGAAGGGCGCCATTCTGTGGCAAAGACAGTAACTAAGCAGCGTGTTGAAAGCAATTTCGACTTGGAGTTTCGAGCAGATATCTTGAAAGATATTCTAGATGCCATGCCAGTGGGCATGAAGCAAAATAAGGCGAAAACAATTATGCAGCATCTCAGTGAGGCATGGCGTTGTTGGAAAGCAAATATTCCTTGGAAGGTTCCTGGTATGCCTGCTCCGGTTGAGAATATAATTCTTCGTTATGTCAAGTCAAAGGCAGATTGGTGGACACATGGTGCTCATTATAACCGTGAACGTATTAGAAGAGGTGCTACAGTGGATAAGACAGTTTGTCGAAAGAATCTTGGAAGATTAACTCGCCTTTGGCTAAAGGGAGAGCAGGAGCGACAGCACAATTATCTCAAAGATGGTCCATATATTTCACCAGAAGAAGCAGTAGCAATTTACTCAACAACTGTGCATTGGTTGGAGTCAAGAAATTTCCAACATATTCCATTTCCCCCTTTGTCGTATAAGCATGATACCAAGCTACTTATCCTTGCTCTGGAGAGGTTGAAGGAATCTTATACTGCGGCAGTAAAATTGAACCAGCATCAAAGAGAGGAGTTGGGTCTCATTGAACAAGCCTATGATAACCCCCATGAGGCATTGATAAGGATAAAACGTCACTTGATCTCACAGCGTGCCTTCAAAGACGTGAGCATAGAGTTCATGGATCTGTACAGCCATCATATTCCAGTTTTTGAGATTGACCCTCTTGAGAAGATTACAGACAGCGTGCCTTCAAAGACGTGAGCATAGAGTTCATGGATCTGTACAGCGGTACAGCCATCATATTCCAGTTTTTGAGATTGACCCTCTTGAGAAGATTACAGATGCATATCTTGATCAATATCTATGGTATGAGGCTGACAAACGTCAGCTCTTCCCGAACTGGATCAAGCCTACAGACTCAGAGCCACCTCCACTTTTGGTCTATAAATGGTGTCAGGGGATAAACAATTTAGAGAGTATATGGGACACAAGTGAGGGGGAGTGTGTTGTGATGCTTCAGACAAAACTTGAGAGATTATCTGAGAAGATTGACTTGACATTGCTAAATAGGCTTCTACGTCTTGTTCTTGACCATAACATTGCTGATTATATCACTGCAAAAAACAATGTGGTATTGTCTTACAAAGATATGAGTCATACAAATTCATATGGTCTTATACGGGGTCTCCAGCCTGCATCATTTGTTGTACAGTATTATGGGCTTGTTTTGGATCTAATGCTTCTTGGATTGACTCGGGCCAATGAAATTGCAGGTCCACAGTAGAAGCCAAATGAGTTCATGACTTATGGGGCCACAAAGGTTGAGACTCGCCATCCTATCAGGCTGTACTCTCGATACATAGACAGGGTGCATATCTTGTTCCGCTTCACTCAGGAGGAGGCTCGGGACCTCATACAGCGATATCTTACCGAGCATCCAGATCCCAATAATGAAAATATGGTTGGATATAATAATAAGAAGTGCTGGGCAAGAGATGCAAGGATGAGGCTCCTGAAACATGATGTCAATCTTGGAAGGAGTGTCTTTTGGAATGTCAAGAACCGTCTCCCTCGAAGCATCACAACTTTGGAATGGGAGGACAGCTTTGTTTCTGTTTACAGCAAGGATAATCCAAATTTGCTTTTCAGCATGTGTGGATTTGAAGTAAGAATACTTCCCAAGATAAGAATGAGTACGAAGGAACACCAAACAGATGGAGTTTGGAACTTGCAAAATGAACAGACAAAGGAAAGGACTGTTGTTGCTTTTTTACGTTTTGAGGATGAATACATGAAGGCGTTTGAGAATCGTGTAAGGCAGATCCTTATGTCCTCAGGGTCTACAACATTCACAAAAGTTATCAACAAATGGAATACAGCCCTTATTGGTCTTATGACTTACTTCCGTGAAGCAGTTGTACATACAGCGGAGCTGTTAGATTTACTGGTCAAatgtgaaaataaaattcagaCCCGCATTAAGATTGGATTGAATTCAAAGATGCCAAGCAGGTTCCCACCTGTCATTTTTTACACGCCAAAAGAAATTGGAGGACTTGGCATGTTATCTATGGGTCACATATTGATTCCACAGAGTGACCTCAGATACTCTCGGCAGACAGAAATTGGTGTGACACACTTTAGGAGTGGAATGAGTCATGAAGAAGAGCAGCTGATTCCAAATCTTTACCGTTACATACAACCATGGGAGAGTGAGTTTATTGATTCACAGCGTGTTTGGGCAGAATATGCACTAAAAAGAGAGGAAGCTATGGAACAGAATCGGCGTCTTACCCTTGAAGATTTGGAAGATTCATGGGATAGGGGAATACCACGCATAAATACATTGTTCCAGAAGGATCGACACACTTTAGCATATGACAAAGGGTGGAGAGCTCGCACAGATTTTAAGCAGTACCAGATCTTGAAGCAAAATCCTTTCTGGTGGACACACCAAAGGCATGATGGAAAATTGTGGAATTTGAATAATTATAGAACTGATGTGATCCAAGCTCTTGGAGGAGTTGAGGGAATACTTGAGCACACCTTATTCAAAGGAACATACTTCCCTACTTGGGAGGGTCTCTTCTGGGAGAAGGCATCTGGATTTGAGGAATCGATGAAGTATAAAAGTTGACTAATGCCCAAAGATCTGGCCTCAACCAAATCCCCAATCGTAGGTTTACGCTTTGGTGGTCGCCTACCATAAATCGAGCCAATGTATATGTCGGTTTTCAAGTACAGCTGGATCTGACAGGAATCTTTATGCATGGGAAGATCCCAACCTTGAAGATATCGTTGATTCAGATATTCCGTGCACACTTGTGGCAGAAGATTCATGAAAGTGTTGTGATGGATCTTTGTCAGGTTTTGGATCAGGAGTTGGATGCTTTGGAAATTGAGACTGTGCAGAAGGAAACCATACATCCCAGGAAGAGTTACAAAATGAACAACTCTTGTGCAGACATTCTCCTTTTTTCTGTTCATAAATGGCAAATGTCGAAACTTAGTCTTGTGGCTGAGCCGAAGGATGAGTATGATAAAAAAACAAGCAACAAGTACTGGATAGACGTGCAGCTCCGTTGGGGGGATTATGATTCTCATGATATTGAACGTTACACCCGGGCAAAGTTTATGGACTATACAACTGATAACATGTCTATCTATCCTTCTCCGACGGGAGTGATGATTGGTATTGATTTAGCCTATAATGTGCATTCTGCATTTGGTAACTGGTTTCCCGGATCAAAACCACTGATTCAACAGGCAATGAACAAGATCATGAAGTCAAATCCGGCTTTATATGTGTTGAGGGAGCGCATAAGGAAAGGATTGCAGTTGTATTCCTCTGAGCCTACAGAGCCATATTTGTCTTCCCAAAACTATGGGGAGCTCTTCAGCAATCAAATTAAATGGTTTGTTGACGATACAAATGTGTATCGTGTTACAATGCACAAGACTTTTGACGGAAATCTTGTTACAAAACCCATCAATGGTGCTATCTTCATGTTCAATCCAGGGACTGGGCAGCTGTTCTTGAAGGTTATCCACACAAGTGTGTCGGCAGGACAGAAGCGACTTGGGCAGTTGGCTAAATGGAAAACTGCAGAAGAAGTTGCTGCTCTTGTGCGTTCTCTACCTGTTGAAGAACAGCCAAAGCAAATTATTGTGACTCGTAAGGGAATG encodes the following:
- the LOC133726077 gene encoding putative dehydration-responsive element-binding protein 2H yields the protein MTKLKKFHSKQDGSNPVAETLAKWKEFNDHLESSNDGSKPTRKVPAKGSKKGCMKGKGGPENSRCNYRGVRQRTWGKWVAEIRSPNRGSRLWLGTFPTAIEAALAYDEAARAMYGSSARLNFPKVTISSYSTNSSCRATLSAPSCVVTSAGSESSGHSEDFSPQDKVNSHSPHVVNTDVIDLNQMDLNHTEEDE